Proteins encoded together in one Macadamia integrifolia cultivar HAES 741 chromosome 8, SCU_Mint_v3, whole genome shotgun sequence window:
- the LOC122085768 gene encoding protein GRAVITROPIC IN THE LIGHT 1-like: MPGMDGSAKPPQISEMFQKFALAFKTKTIEFFAEEDEDDETLSLLDSNEEIITGQRVVVLKPDYLPKPTPPILTQSQPQPPQAQAQAQAQAQVQAQAQPQPQPQQQEQQHLCRSISNGNHQGNNLQALIPSLFATISNFEASYLHFQTAHAPFDADNIKAADRAAVSHLQDLSELKQSYRSFCKNPTLNPPGFPLVSPLEAQVKENQNLLRGLEMVVNRLQSDIDLKDAEVYELKQKLERIQKSNLRLSKRLSSSNSNWKTKPNSWPSSSFVPASPEVMLSAGVFDSVLKDACRSSHSFTKLLIDLMNKAGWDLDLAANSLYSDVKYAKRGHNRYAFLSYVCLLMFEGFDSEDFGLEADEDRCNGVESSAVRRKKFLRQFVEHGTGDAMELLGRDPSSDFAIFCDKKYQKLVHPTMESSLFRNMEENEVVLDSWRSSSVFYESFVTMASSIWMLHKLAFAFDPVIEIFQVERGDDFSMVYMENVTRKAVWPGKTRPKVGFTVIPGFRIGRTVIQSQVYLVGMRCAEQVIPHFTV, from the coding sequence ATGCCAGGGATGGATGGATCAGCAAAGCCTCCCCAAATCTCCGAAATGTTCCAGAAATTTGCTCTGGCTTTCAAGACCAAAACCATCGAATTCTTcgcagaagaagatgaagacgaTGAAACCCTTTCCCTCCTCGACTCCAATGAAGAAATCATCACCGGGCAGCGTGTCGTCGTCCTTAAACCCGATTACCTACCCAAACCAACCCCTCCCATTCTAACCCAATCTCAACCTCAACCGCCACAAGCACAAGCACAAGCACAAGCACAAGCACAAGTACAAGCACAGGCTCAACCACAGCCGCAACCACAACAACAGGAACAGCAACATTTGTGTCGTTCAATTTCCAACGGCAATCACCAAGGCAATAACCTCCAAGCCCTAATCCCTTCCCTGTTCGCTACCATTTCCAACTTTGAGGCTTCCTACCTGCACTTCCAGACAGCTCATGCCCCATTCGATGCCGACAACATCAAAGCCGCCGATAGAGCTGCAGTCTCACACCTCCAGGACTTATCCGAGCTCAAGCAATCCTACAGAAGCTTCTGTAAAAACCCGACCCTCAACCCACCTGGTTTTCCTCTGGTTTCTCCTCTGGAAGCGCAAGTGAAGGAGAATCAGAACCTACTCCGTGGTCTCGAGATGGTCGTTAACAGGTTGCAGTCCGACATCGATCTCAAAGACGCCGAGGTTTATGAATTAAAGCAAAAGTTGGAGAGGATTCAGAAATCAAATTTGAGGTTGTCCAAGAGATTGTCCAGTTCCAATTCTAATTGGAAAACGAAACCCAATTCTTGGCCGTCGTCTTCTTTTGTTCCTGCTTCCCCTGAGGTCATGctgtccgctggagtcttcgATTCGGTGTTGAAGGACGCTTGTAGATCCTCGCATAGTTTTACCAAGCTCTTGATTGATTTGATGAACAAAGCTGGGTGGGATTTGGATTTGGCTGCGAATTCTCTTTATTCGGATGTCAAGTACGCCAAGAGAGGGCACAACCGGTATGCTTTCTTATCCTATGTCTGTTTATTGATGTTCGAAGGTTTCGATTCTGAGGATTTTGGTTTGGAAGCGGATGAGGATCGGTGCAACGGTGTTGAGTCGTCTGCCGTTCGGCGGAAAAAGTTTCTGAGGCAATTCGTCGAGCATGGAACAGGTGATGCAATGGAGCTTCTGGGTCGGGACCCAAGCAGCGATTTTGCAATATTTTGTGACAAGAAATACCAAAAACTCGTCCACCCCACGATGGAATCCTCCCTCTTCAGAAACATGGAGGAGAACGAAGTGGTATTGGATTCTTGGAGGTCATCCTCTGTTTTCTATGAGTCGTTTGTAACAATGGCTAGCTCAATTTGGATGCTTCATAAGTTGGCCTTTGCATTCGACCCTGTGATTGAGATTTTTCAGGTCGAGAGAGGGGATGATTTCTCCATGGTTTATATGGAGAATGTCACTAGGAAAGCTGTGTGGCCCGGTAAAACTCGACCCAAGGTGGGATTCACAGTGATTCCAGGCTTTCGAATTGGAAGAACTGTCATACAGTCTCAAGTTTATCTCGTTGGGATGAGATGTGCAGAGCAAGTGATTCCCCATTTTACggtgtaa